From a single Micromonospora carbonacea genomic region:
- the trmB gene encoding tRNA (guanosine(46)-N7)-methyltransferase TrmB, producing MTGRQVDALDRLWSAYGLTVADGPAAAPVDLAALFGRRAPIVLEIGSGMGDATAAMAAADPGRDYLAVEVHTPGIANLLGLVERLGLDNVRVARGDALDLVRALPDGSLDAVHVFFPDPWPKSRHHKRRIIQPAHVALLRSRLTPGGTLHCATDWAEYAESMRETLTADAGLVDVHSGYAPRPAHRPVTKFERRALTAGRPVFDLVHRRA from the coding sequence ATGACCGGCCGCCAGGTCGACGCCCTCGACCGGCTCTGGTCGGCGTACGGCCTGACGGTCGCCGACGGTCCCGCCGCCGCGCCCGTGGACCTGGCGGCGCTGTTCGGCCGCCGGGCCCCGATCGTGCTGGAGATCGGGTCGGGGATGGGGGACGCCACGGCCGCGATGGCCGCCGCCGACCCAGGCCGAGACTATCTGGCGGTCGAGGTGCACACGCCGGGAATCGCCAACCTGTTGGGGCTGGTGGAGCGCCTCGGGCTGGACAACGTGCGGGTGGCCCGGGGCGACGCGCTGGACCTGGTCCGGGCGCTGCCGGACGGGTCGCTGGACGCGGTGCACGTCTTCTTCCCCGACCCGTGGCCCAAGTCGCGGCACCACAAGCGGCGGATCATCCAGCCGGCGCACGTGGCGCTGCTGCGCTCCCGGCTGACGCCCGGCGGGACGCTGCACTGCGCCACCGACTGGGCGGAGTACGCGGAGTCGATGCGCGAGACGCTGACCGCCGACGCGGGCCTGGTGGACGTGCACAGCGGGTACGCGCCGCGCCCGGCGCACCGGCCGGTGACCAAGTTCGAGCGGCGCGCCCTGACGGCGGGCCGCCCGGTGTTCGACCTGGTCCACCGCCGCGCGTGA